Proteins co-encoded in one Stomoxys calcitrans chromosome 5, idStoCalc2.1, whole genome shotgun sequence genomic window:
- the LOC131997790 gene encoding activating signal cointegrator 1 complex subunit 2 homolog: MSAQNLYKCMLCKKRHALRYCPIFIQMTVEDRRVVVRQHNYCRNCLAKSHTIDDCQSADTCRKCGFRHHTMLHPRKLTFNSSSSTITTKSTSSRQQPQKKPPTLARPRRQQSTSTPAQRKQPAKSRLGQRQHTASAGQQQRQPKKRYRSQSQRGRLPPKPRPQQKPRPQQKPKPQKAKKERSAAPQPNYLILSEAIKSLATVLCASSSNFA; the protein is encoded by the coding sequence ATGAGTGCCCAAAACCTCTACAAGTGCATGTTGTGCAAAAAACGCCATGCCCTCAGATACTGCCCAATTTTCATCCAGATGACGGTGGAGGACAGGAGGGTAGTAGTTCGACAGCACAACTACTGCCGAAATTGTCTGGCGAAAAGCCACACAATTGATGACTGCCAGTCGGCAGATACTTGTCGAAAATGTGGGTTTCGGCATCACACCATGCTGCACCCACGAAAACTCACCTTCAACTCCAGCAGCTCTACCATCACCACCAAATCGACCTCATCAAGACAACAACCCCAAAAGAAACCACCAACTTTAGCACGGCCTCGACGACAACAATCAACATCAACTCCGGCCCAACGCAAACAACCAGCTAAATCACGCCTTGGCCAACGTCAACACACAGCCTCAGCTGGTCAACAACAGCGACAACCCAAAAAACGCTACAGGTCTCAGAGTCAAAGAGGCCGCCTGCCACCAAAGCCAAGACCTCAGCAAAAGCCAAGACCTCAACAGAAGCCAAAGCCACAGAAAGCCAAAAAAGAACGCTCAGCAGCCCCTCAACCGAATTACTTGATACTGTCAGAGGCTATAAAGTCCTTGGCGACCGTACTTTGCGCTTCCTCATCAAATTTTGCGTAA